From one Gossypium hirsutum isolate 1008001.06 chromosome D08, Gossypium_hirsutum_v2.1, whole genome shotgun sequence genomic stretch:
- the LOC107899185 gene encoding bifunctional 3-dehydroquinate dehydratase/shikimate dehydrogenase, chloroplastic isoform X1 has protein sequence MALESFQLPITDFHIGNETRRNLVLICVPIMAESVDQMLVQMQKAKDFGGDLVELRVDFLKNFVPRQDLDILIKQAPLPTLVTYRPRWEGGQYDGDESKRREALRLAMELGADYIDIELKVAHDFFNSLPGKRPEKVKIIVSSHNYERTPSVKELSHLVARIQATGADIVKIATTAVDIIDNARIFQVLVHSQVPMIGLVMGERGLMSRILAAKFGGFLTFGSLEAGLVSAPGQPTVKELLDLYNMRLIGPDTKVYGVIGNPIGHSKSPHIYNASFKSSSFNGIYLPLLVDDVSTFITTYSAPDFAGYSYTIPHKEAGLKCCDEVDPIAKAIGAISCMIKRSTEGKLIGYNIDYLGGIAAIEEELRVSNGATLASGSPLAGKTFVIIGAGGAGKALAYGAYEKGARIVVANRTYDKAKELASKVQGQALTLAELNDFCPEEGMILVNTTPVGMEPRTEETPVSKETLKHYSLVFDAVYTPKLTRLLREAKQSGATIVYGTEMFINQAFIQFEMFTGLPAPKQLIRDVLAITT, from the exons TTAATTTGCGTGCCGATAATGGCAGAATCAGTTGATCAAATGCTGGTTCAGATGCAAAAGGCAAAGGACTTTGGTGGCGATCTTGTTGAGCTTCGGGTGGATTTCTTGAAGAACTTTGTTCCTAGGCAAGATCTTGATATCTTGATCAAACAAGCTCCATTGCCAACTCTTGTCACCTACAG ACCAAGATGGGAAGGTGGTCAATATGATGGTGATGAAAGCAAGCGGCGAGAAGCATTACGTCTGGCCATGGAATTGGGAGCCGATTACATTGATATAGAACTCAAG GTTGCTCATGACTTCTTCAATTCACTTCCAGGGAAGAGGCCTGAAAAAGTCAAGATTATAGTTTCTTCACACAACTATGAAAGAACTCCATCGGTCAAGGAATTAAGTCACCTTGTTGCGAGAATACAGGCTACCGGAGCTGACATAGTGAAGATCGCAACAACTGCCGTAGACATCATAGACAATGCTAGAATATTTCAAGTGCTTGTACACTCCCAA GTTCCAATGATAGGACTCGTTATGGGAGAGAGGGGTTTGATGTCGAGGATCCTTGCTGCTAAATTTGGGGGATTTCTCACTTTTGGTTCACTCGAGGCAGGACTAGTATCGGCCCCTGGGCAACCAACTGTGAAGGAATTATTAGATTTATACAATATGAGGCTTATAGGACCTGATACCAAAGTCTATGGTGTTATCGGAAATCCTATCGGTCACAGCAAAAGTCCTCACATCTACAATGCATCATTTAAATCCTCCAGTTTTAATGGAATATATCTACCTTTATTGGTTGACGATGTCTCAACTTTTATTACCACTTATTCAGCCCCCGATTTTGCTGGATACAG TTATACCATTCCTCACAAGGAGGCTGGACTTAAATGCTGTGATGAGGTTGATCCCATTGCCAAG GCAATAGGAGCGATTAGTTGTATGATCAAAAGATCAACTGAAGGAAAACTGATTGGTTATAATATCGACTACCTTGGTGGCATTGCAGCTATTGAAGAAGAACTAAGAG TATCAAATGGTGCAACCCTTGCATCCGGTTCACCATTGGCTGGTAAAACATTTGTCATAATTGGAGCCGGTGGTGCTGGAAAAGCACTGGCTTATGGAGCATATGAAAAAGGAGCTCGAATCGTTGTTGCCAATCGCACATACG ACAAAGCTAAAGAACTCGCTAGCAAAGTCCAAGGACAAGCACTTACTCTTGCTGAGTTAAATGATTTCTGTCCTGAAGAAGGGATGATCCTCGTTAACACGACACCTGTTGGAATGGAACCAAGAACCGAGGAGACACCAGTGTCCAAG GAAACTTTGAAACACTACTCGTTGGTGTTCGATGCTGTTTACACACCAAAGTTAACCAGACTCCTAAGAGAAGCAAAGCAATCTGGTGCTACTATTGTGTATGGAACAGAGATGTTTATCAACCAAGCATTTATACAATTTGAGATGTTCACCGGTTTGCCTG CACCAAAGCAACTCATTAGGGATGTATTGGCAATAACTACATAA
- the LOC107899185 gene encoding bifunctional 3-dehydroquinate dehydratase/shikimate dehydrogenase, chloroplastic isoform X2 — protein sequence MLVQMQKAKDFGGDLVELRVDFLKNFVPRQDLDILIKQAPLPTLVTYRPRWEGGQYDGDESKRREALRLAMELGADYIDIELKVAHDFFNSLPGKRPEKVKIIVSSHNYERTPSVKELSHLVARIQATGADIVKIATTAVDIIDNARIFQVLVHSQVPMIGLVMGERGLMSRILAAKFGGFLTFGSLEAGLVSAPGQPTVKELLDLYNMRLIGPDTKVYGVIGNPIGHSKSPHIYNASFKSSSFNGIYLPLLVDDVSTFITTYSAPDFAGYSYTIPHKEAGLKCCDEVDPIAKAIGAISCMIKRSTEGKLIGYNIDYLGGIAAIEEELRVSNGATLASGSPLAGKTFVIIGAGGAGKALAYGAYEKGARIVVANRTYDKAKELASKVQGQALTLAELNDFCPEEGMILVNTTPVGMEPRTEETPVSKETLKHYSLVFDAVYTPKLTRLLREAKQSGATIVYGTEMFINQAFIQFEMFTGLPAPKQLIRDVLAITT from the exons ATGCTGGTTCAGATGCAAAAGGCAAAGGACTTTGGTGGCGATCTTGTTGAGCTTCGGGTGGATTTCTTGAAGAACTTTGTTCCTAGGCAAGATCTTGATATCTTGATCAAACAAGCTCCATTGCCAACTCTTGTCACCTACAG ACCAAGATGGGAAGGTGGTCAATATGATGGTGATGAAAGCAAGCGGCGAGAAGCATTACGTCTGGCCATGGAATTGGGAGCCGATTACATTGATATAGAACTCAAG GTTGCTCATGACTTCTTCAATTCACTTCCAGGGAAGAGGCCTGAAAAAGTCAAGATTATAGTTTCTTCACACAACTATGAAAGAACTCCATCGGTCAAGGAATTAAGTCACCTTGTTGCGAGAATACAGGCTACCGGAGCTGACATAGTGAAGATCGCAACAACTGCCGTAGACATCATAGACAATGCTAGAATATTTCAAGTGCTTGTACACTCCCAA GTTCCAATGATAGGACTCGTTATGGGAGAGAGGGGTTTGATGTCGAGGATCCTTGCTGCTAAATTTGGGGGATTTCTCACTTTTGGTTCACTCGAGGCAGGACTAGTATCGGCCCCTGGGCAACCAACTGTGAAGGAATTATTAGATTTATACAATATGAGGCTTATAGGACCTGATACCAAAGTCTATGGTGTTATCGGAAATCCTATCGGTCACAGCAAAAGTCCTCACATCTACAATGCATCATTTAAATCCTCCAGTTTTAATGGAATATATCTACCTTTATTGGTTGACGATGTCTCAACTTTTATTACCACTTATTCAGCCCCCGATTTTGCTGGATACAG TTATACCATTCCTCACAAGGAGGCTGGACTTAAATGCTGTGATGAGGTTGATCCCATTGCCAAG GCAATAGGAGCGATTAGTTGTATGATCAAAAGATCAACTGAAGGAAAACTGATTGGTTATAATATCGACTACCTTGGTGGCATTGCAGCTATTGAAGAAGAACTAAGAG TATCAAATGGTGCAACCCTTGCATCCGGTTCACCATTGGCTGGTAAAACATTTGTCATAATTGGAGCCGGTGGTGCTGGAAAAGCACTGGCTTATGGAGCATATGAAAAAGGAGCTCGAATCGTTGTTGCCAATCGCACATACG ACAAAGCTAAAGAACTCGCTAGCAAAGTCCAAGGACAAGCACTTACTCTTGCTGAGTTAAATGATTTCTGTCCTGAAGAAGGGATGATCCTCGTTAACACGACACCTGTTGGAATGGAACCAAGAACCGAGGAGACACCAGTGTCCAAG GAAACTTTGAAACACTACTCGTTGGTGTTCGATGCTGTTTACACACCAAAGTTAACCAGACTCCTAAGAGAAGCAAAGCAATCTGGTGCTACTATTGTGTATGGAACAGAGATGTTTATCAACCAAGCATTTATACAATTTGAGATGTTCACCGGTTTGCCTG CACCAAAGCAACTCATTAGGGATGTATTGGCAATAACTACATAA